The Candidatus Bathyarchaeota archaeon genome contains a region encoding:
- a CDS encoding AAA family ATPase — protein sequence MKARLILVSGVPSVGKTKFSKALAKKLKATYVNIGEIALKKGFIKDFDSKRDTYIVDFKKLKAWLNSFLKHTKGLIILDGYYTPYIASKTQVKKVFILRCHPIILKKRLEVKGYSSEKVLENVVAELLDASLFEALKCYRKNSLNKICELNASKRGISSLINEALRNLKKRRGVFGEVDWIKELNKEGKLKQFLELIKGVKVNEFYGDSMH from the coding sequence ATGAAGGCGCGTTTAATTTTAGTTTCAGGAGTGCCAAGTGTTGGAAAAACAAAGTTTTCTAAAGCTTTAGCTAAAAAATTAAAAGCAACCTATGTGAATATTGGGGAAATAGCATTAAAAAAAGGTTTTATAAAAGATTTTGATTCAAAAAGAGATACATATATTGTGGATTTTAAAAAATTGAAAGCTTGGCTTAACTCTTTTTTAAAGCATACAAAAGGTTTAATTATATTGGATGGATATTACACGCCTTATATAGCTTCTAAAACTCAAGTTAAAAAAGTTTTTATTTTAAGGTGTCATCCAATTATTTTAAAAAAGAGGTTAGAGGTTAAAGGATACTCAAGCGAAAAAGTTTTAGAAAATGTTGTTGCAGAACTTCTTGATGCATCTTTATTTGAAGCGTTAAAATGTTATAGAAAAAATTCTTTAAATAAAATATGCGAATTGAACGCAAGTAAACGCGGCATCTCTAGCTTAATTAATGAAGCGTTAAGAAACCTTAAGAAAAGAAGAGGTGTTTTTGGAGAAGTTGATTGGATAAAAGAGTTGAATAAAGAAGGTAAGTTAAAACAGTTTTTAGAGTTAATTAAAGGTGTTAAAGTTAATGAGTTTTATGGTGATTCAATGCATTAA
- a CDS encoding DUF1922 domain-containing protein, protein MSFMVIQCIKCGKLFLCMKKQKTKRCPYCNALIHVYKARKIGEAETAREAKEIILKSKEAFFKRKQI, encoded by the coding sequence ATGAGTTTTATGGTGATTCAATGCATTAAATGCGGAAAACTTTTTTTATGCATGAAGAAACAGAAAACTAAAAGATGCCCATATTGCAATGCTTTAATTCACGTTTATAAAGCAAGAAAAATTGGAGAAGCTGAAACCGCTAGAGAAGCTAAAGAAATTATTTTAAAAAGTAAGGAAGCTTTTTTTAAACGTAAGCAAATTTAA
- a CDS encoding Lsm family RNA-binding protein — protein MSTLSERRFMEELAAMIQKNVIVTTNLGKTYTGVLSGVEVNTMSVCLTEAKDQDGKNIFRIIIYGRVISEIREIEKPFDLKGLAERLERVFPKMVKVMEDAGVIIVMDKIRVTANGVIEGVGPAAERAKKVYEEFIKEAGGKP, from the coding sequence TTGTCTACATTAAGTGAAAGACGGTTTATGGAAGAATTAGCTGCCATGATTCAAAAAAACGTTATTGTAACTACTAATTTAGGAAAAACATATACTGGAGTTTTATCTGGCGTTGAAGTTAATACTATGAGTGTTTGCTTAACTGAAGCTAAAGATCAAGATGGTAAAAACATATTTAGAATAATAATTTATGGGAGGGTAATCTCGGAAATTAGAGAAATAGAGAAGCCTTTTGATTTAAAGGGTTTAGCTGAAAGATTAGAAAGAGTTTTTCCAAAAATGGTTAAAGTTATGGAGGATGCCGGAGTAATAATTGTTATGGATAAAATAAGAGTTACAGCAAATGGTGTTATTGAAGGGGTTGGGCCAGCTGCTGAAAGAGCAAAGAAAGTTTATGAAGAATTCATTAAAGAAGCGGGGGGCAAACCTTAA
- a CDS encoding PAC2 family protein: protein MLKINNCLKGKVKLKNPVLIEALPGIGLVGYLAGAYLIQEFNAEKIYEIITSNLPNLTFIEKGEIKYSFNALYKIHKANLNRDLMILFGNTQASPPLDQYKLYSEILDLTKQMGCKEVISIGGLKREKQPLQLNIYCTATNKEILMKASNLGAKILYGKVFGAAGVLPGLAKLKGLNGLCILVDSLGVYPDASAAQAALKFLSSYLNFPISIKKFEKSLEWAQSFLSSF, encoded by the coding sequence ATGTTAAAAATAAATAACTGTTTAAAAGGAAAAGTTAAATTAAAAAATCCAGTTTTAATTGAAGCTTTACCTGGAATAGGGCTTGTAGGTTATTTAGCTGGAGCTTATTTAATTCAAGAATTTAACGCTGAAAAAATTTATGAAATTATAACTTCAAACCTTCCAAACTTAACTTTTATAGAAAAGGGTGAAATTAAATATTCTTTTAATGCGCTTTACAAAATTCATAAAGCCAATTTAAATAGAGATTTAATGATTTTATTTGGTAATACTCAAGCTTCTCCTCCTTTAGATCAATATAAACTTTACAGCGAAATTTTAGATTTAACTAAACAAATGGGATGTAAAGAAGTTATATCAATTGGAGGCTTAAAAAGAGAGAAGCAACCTTTACAATTAAACATTTATTGCACAGCAACTAATAAAGAGATTTTAATGAAAGCATCAAATTTAGGTGCTAAAATTCTTTATGGAAAAGTTTTCGGTGCTGCCGGAGTTTTACCTGGGTTAGCAAAGCTTAAAGGTTTAAATGGTTTATGCATATTAGTGGATAGTTTAGGAGTTTATCCAGATGCTTCAGCTGCTCAAGCTGCATTAAAGTTTTTAAGCAGTTATTTAAATTTTCCAATATCAATTAAAAAATTCGAAAAAAGTTTAGAATGGGCTCAAAGCTTTTTAAGCAGCTTTTAA